The Panthera uncia isolate 11264 chromosome C2, Puncia_PCG_1.0, whole genome shotgun sequence genome contains a region encoding:
- the FAM131A gene encoding protein FAM131A isoform X2, producing MPMISVLGKMFLWQREGPGGRWTCQTSRRVASDPAWAVEWIELPRGLSLSSLGSARTLRGWSRSSRPSSVDSQDLPEVNVGDTVAMLPKSRRALTIQEIAALARSSLHGISQVVKDHVTKPTAMAQGRVAHLIEWKGWSKPSDSPAALESAFSSYSDLSEGEQEARFAAGVAEQFAIAEAKLRAWSSVDGEDSTDESYDEDYPGGTDSDMAGQLPLGPHLQDLFTGHRFSRPMRQGSVEPESDCSQTVSPETLCSSLCSLEDGLLGSPARLASQLLGDELLLAKLPPSRESAFRSLGPLEAQDSLYNSSLMESCLSPAEEEPAPCKDCQPLCPPPVGSWERQRQASDVASSGVVSLDADEAEPEEQ from the exons ATGCCTATGATTTCTGTGCTGGGCAAAATGTTTCTATGGCAGCGTGAAGGGCCTGGAGGACGATGGACTTGTCAGACGAGTCGCAGAG tggCCTCGGACCCGGCTTGGGCTGTGGAGTGGATCGAACTTCCTCGGGGCCTCTCTCTATCTTCCTTGGGATCTGCTCGGACCCTCCGAGGCTGGAGCCGATCCTCCCGCCCTTCCTCCGTGGACAGCCAGGACTTGCCAGAG GTGAATGTTGGAGACACAGTCGCGATGCTGCCCAAGTCCCGGAGAGCCCTAACTATCCAGGAGATTGCTGCGCTGGCCAGATCTTCCCTGCATG GTATTTCCCAGGTGGTAAAGGACCACGTGACCAAGCCCACCGCTATGGCCCAGGGCCGAGTGGCTCACCTCATTGAATGGAAGGGTTGGAGCAAGCCAAGCGACTCACCTGCTGCCCTGGAATCAGCCTTTTCCTCCTATTCGGACCTCAGCGAGGGTGAACAAGAGGCTCGCTTTGCAGCAG GAGTGGCCGAGCAGTTTGCCATTGCAGAAGCCAAGCTCCGGGCGTGGTCTTCGGTGGATGGTGAGGATTCCACCGATGAATCCTATGATGAAGACTACCCTGGAGGAACTGACTCAG ATATGGCTGGGCAGCTGCCCCTGGGGCCCCACCTCCAGGACCTCTTCACTGGCCACCGATTCTCCAGGCCTATGCGCCAGGGCTCTGTGGAGCCTGAGAGCGACTGCTCGCAGACCGTGTCCCCAGAGACCCTGTGCTCTAGTCTGTGCAGCCTGGAGGATGGGTTGCTGGGCTCCCCAGCCCGCCTGGCCTCCCAGCTGCTGGGTGACGAGCTGCTCCTCGCCAAACTGCCCCCCAGCCGGGAAAGTGCCTTCCGTAGCCTGGGCCCATTGGAGGCCCAGGACTCGCTCTACAACTCGTCCCTCATGGAGTCCTGCCTTTCCCCCGCCGAGGAGGAGCCAGCCCCCTGCAAGGACTGCCAGCCTCTCTGCCCGCCACCAGTGGGCAGCTGGGAACGGCAGCGGCAAGCCTCTGATGTAGCTTCTTCTGGGGTGGTGTCCTTAGACGCGGATGAGGCAGAGCCAGAGGAACAGTGA
- the FAM131A gene encoding protein FAM131A isoform X1 yields the protein MLPKSRRALTIQEIAALARSSLHGISQVVKDHVTKPTAMAQGRVAHLIEWKGWSKPSDSPAALESAFSSYSDLSEGEQEARFAAGVAEQFAIAEAKLRAWSSVDGEDSTDESYDEDYPGGTDSDMAGQLPLGPHLQDLFTGHRFSRPMRQGSVEPESDCSQTVSPETLCSSLCSLEDGLLGSPARLASQLLGDELLLAKLPPSRESAFRSLGPLEAQDSLYNSSLMESCLSPAEEEPAPCKDCQPLCPPPVGSWERQRQASDVASSGVVSLDADEAEPEEQ from the exons ATGCTGCCCAAGTCCCGGAGAGCCCTAACTATCCAGGAGATTGCTGCGCTGGCCAGATCTTCCCTGCATG GTATTTCCCAGGTGGTAAAGGACCACGTGACCAAGCCCACCGCTATGGCCCAGGGCCGAGTGGCTCACCTCATTGAATGGAAGGGTTGGAGCAAGCCAAGCGACTCACCTGCTGCCCTGGAATCAGCCTTTTCCTCCTATTCGGACCTCAGCGAGGGTGAACAAGAGGCTCGCTTTGCAGCAG GAGTGGCCGAGCAGTTTGCCATTGCAGAAGCCAAGCTCCGGGCGTGGTCTTCGGTGGATGGTGAGGATTCCACCGATGAATCCTATGATGAAGACTACCCTGGAGGAACTGACTCAG ATATGGCTGGGCAGCTGCCCCTGGGGCCCCACCTCCAGGACCTCTTCACTGGCCACCGATTCTCCAGGCCTATGCGCCAGGGCTCTGTGGAGCCTGAGAGCGACTGCTCGCAGACCGTGTCCCCAGAGACCCTGTGCTCTAGTCTGTGCAGCCTGGAGGATGGGTTGCTGGGCTCCCCAGCCCGCCTGGCCTCCCAGCTGCTGGGTGACGAGCTGCTCCTCGCCAAACTGCCCCCCAGCCGGGAAAGTGCCTTCCGTAGCCTGGGCCCATTGGAGGCCCAGGACTCGCTCTACAACTCGTCCCTCATGGAGTCCTGCCTTTCCCCCGCCGAGGAGGAGCCAGCCCCCTGCAAGGACTGCCAGCCTCTCTGCCCGCCACCAGTGGGCAGCTGGGAACGGCAGCGGCAAGCCTCTGATGTAGCTTCTTCTGGGGTGGTGTCCTTAGACGCGGATGAGGCAGAGCCAGAGGAACAGTGA